A region from the Aphis gossypii isolate Hap1 chromosome 1, ASM2018417v2, whole genome shotgun sequence genome encodes:
- the LOC114125712 gene encoding ectopic P granules protein 5 homolog isoform X2, with protein sequence MYEPNDLTHIINGSHEWLSDLINHKLIKENKLECVQNWCDLFGKNILNSSQSNRRIPLEKDPITRIINRLKSYDDPIKSPDFVLRLSDIQTISTNMLYHKDHLQNIVQLNIKQIVQFIKVYRMQTVCHENLDNRYIDGVKMVYVQVDSTTRVQAVCDYKTKKGSTSSCAGAAEITFQIREAKLNSDVVEINSNNRSELDTLIIDILGNLLPRSLTTACTTMNLIIQLIFNELNALIKIGDIALVADIQSSGVWLFYTLMSEYAILKTCPFIEKFVLNMLQSIGNVFILNNENECLRVQNTPLNYSELADILIPLFSPSSASTNTFMQAYKNIVDHCNAQYEPIALSLLSKFSVSVCLSTKQPLLHERSILMDYCIGALILVKQQTRSDYTWSLHEIFSQHLCEIMDHDFPEHYGEILLKLLDHSKEGRIYCQVWFNILNTILAQAVPTTQTNAVRTILLPGMSTDQLRDVVRRYATDQRSLSSQELQETLHLLTTHFANERLKSATGELYSKYNVYIEPLVGLYAMVSHALVVGTLQSYRGMLANKICEFLVPTLISMFGPWLEPWYEGWNTDHKSLKLPWLATDTSISALMIDALVECITFVLDTMPACDNVLSYICQWYIKMFAHIQTNDYIFDRTSIALSCVPCIKKERSQNKQAPSPTMGTTECCSSFPLTKRLSLAIY encoded by the exons ATGTACGAACCCAATGATCTAACGCACATTATTAATGGGTCTcat GAGTGGTTGTCAGACCTAatcaatcataaattaattaaagaaaataaacttgaGTGTGTACAAAATTGGTGTGatttatttggtaaaaatattctaaatagcAGTCAATCTAATAGAAGAATACCTCTAGAGAAGGATCCTATTACTAGAATTATTAAcag GTTGAAATCTTATGATGATCCTATAAAAAGTCCAGATTTTGTATTACGACTATCAGATATCCAAACAATATCTACTAATATGTTGTATCATAAAGATCATTtgcaaaatattgtacaattaaatattaaacaaattgtacaatttattaa AGTTTACCGAATGCAAACAGTTTGTCATGAAAATTTAGACAATCGTTACATTGATGGTGTTAAAATGGTTTATGTCCAAGTAGATTCTACTACCAGAGTTCAAGCAGTTTGtgattacaaaacaaaaaaaggcaGTACAAGTAGTTGTGCTGGAGCTGCTGAAATTACTTTTCAA attcGAGAAGCCAAGTTGAATTCAGATGTAGTtgaaattaattctaataacAGATCAGAATTGGacacattaattattgatattttgggAAATTTGTTACCACGTTCATTAACAACGGCATGTACTACAATGAATCTAATTATTCa gttaatattcaatgaattaaatgcattaataaaaattggagATATTGCACTAGTTGCTGATATTCAATCATCAGGTGTTTGGTTGTTTTATACACTTATGTCTGAATATGCAATTCTAAAGACGTGTCCATTCattgaaaaatttgtattaaatatgctTCAATCTAttggaaat gtttttatactgaataatgaaaatgaatgtTTACGTGTACAAAATACACCATTGAACTACTCTGAACTAGCTGATATACTGATTCCTTTATTTTCACCATCTAGTGCAtctacaaatacatttatgcaagcttacaaaaatattgttgaccATTGTAATGCTCAATATGAGCCTATTGCATTAAGTTTACTCTCTAAA ttcagTGTATCTGTTTGTTTATCAACCAAACAGCCTTTACTGCATGAAAGGTCGATATTAATGGATTACTGCATAGgagctttaatattagttaaacaaCAAACACGATCAGATTATACATGGTCTTTACATGAA atttTTAGTCAACATCTATGTGAAATAATGGATCATGACTTTCCCGAACATTATGgtgaaatattactaaaacttTTAGATCATTCTAAAGAAGGTCGCATTTATTGTCAAGTATGGTTCAATATTCTCAATACAATTTTGGCTCAAGCTGTACCTACAACACAAACTAATGCTGTGAGAACAATTTTGTTGCCAGGAATGTCAACAGATCAACTAAGAGATGTAGTTAGGCGTTATGCAACTGATCAACGATCTCTAAGCTCACAAGAG CTTCAAGAAACTTTACATCTTTTGACTACACATTTTGCTAATGAAAGACTAAAATCTGCTACTGGAGagctatattcaaaatataatgtatatattgaaCCATTAGTTGGTTTGTACGCTATGGTTAGCCATGCATTAGTTGTAGGAACATTACAATCTTATCGTGGAATGTTAGCAAATAAAA taTGTGAGTTTTTAGTTCCAACATTAATAAGTATGTTTGGTCCATGGTTAGAACCATGGTATGAGGGTTGGAACACTGatcataaatcattgaaaCTGCCTTGGTTGGCTACAGATACCTCAATATCTGCTTTGATGATTGATGCATTAGTGgaatgtattacatttgtttTGGACACCATGCCTG cttgTGATAATGTCTTAAGTTATATCTGTCAAtggtacataaaaatgtttgctcATATTCAGAcaaatgattacatttttgatcGCACTTCCATCGCATTGTCTTGTGTTCcgtgtattaaaaaagaaagaagTCAGAATAAACAGGCACCATCGCCAACAATGGGGACAACAGAATGTTGTTCAAGTTTTCCATTAACTAAAAGACTTTCTTTAGCcatttattag
- the LOC114125712 gene encoding ectopic P granules protein 5 homolog isoform X1, whose translation MYEPNDLTHIINGSHEWLSDLINHKLIKENKLECVQNWCDLFGKNILNSSQSNRRIPLEKDPITRIINRLKSYDDPIKSPDFVLRLSDIQTISTNMLYHKDHLQNIVQLNIKQIVQFINRVYRMQTVCHENLDNRYIDGVKMVYVQVDSTTRVQAVCDYKTKKGSTSSCAGAAEITFQIREAKLNSDVVEINSNNRSELDTLIIDILGNLLPRSLTTACTTMNLIIQLIFNELNALIKIGDIALVADIQSSGVWLFYTLMSEYAILKTCPFIEKFVLNMLQSIGNVFILNNENECLRVQNTPLNYSELADILIPLFSPSSASTNTFMQAYKNIVDHCNAQYEPIALSLLSKFSVSVCLSTKQPLLHERSILMDYCIGALILVKQQTRSDYTWSLHEIFSQHLCEIMDHDFPEHYGEILLKLLDHSKEGRIYCQVWFNILNTILAQAVPTTQTNAVRTILLPGMSTDQLRDVVRRYATDQRSLSSQELQETLHLLTTHFANERLKSATGELYSKYNVYIEPLVGLYAMVSHALVVGTLQSYRGMLANKICEFLVPTLISMFGPWLEPWYEGWNTDHKSLKLPWLATDTSISALMIDALVECITFVLDTMPACDNVLSYICQWYIKMFAHIQTNDYIFDRTSIALSCVPCIKKERSQNKQAPSPTMGTTECCSSFPLTKRLSLAIY comes from the exons ATGTACGAACCCAATGATCTAACGCACATTATTAATGGGTCTcat GAGTGGTTGTCAGACCTAatcaatcataaattaattaaagaaaataaacttgaGTGTGTACAAAATTGGTGTGatttatttggtaaaaatattctaaatagcAGTCAATCTAATAGAAGAATACCTCTAGAGAAGGATCCTATTACTAGAATTATTAAcag GTTGAAATCTTATGATGATCCTATAAAAAGTCCAGATTTTGTATTACGACTATCAGATATCCAAACAATATCTACTAATATGTTGTATCATAAAGATCATTtgcaaaatattgtacaattaaatattaaacaaattgtacaatttattaa CAGAGTTTACCGAATGCAAACAGTTTGTCATGAAAATTTAGACAATCGTTACATTGATGGTGTTAAAATGGTTTATGTCCAAGTAGATTCTACTACCAGAGTTCAAGCAGTTTGtgattacaaaacaaaaaaaggcaGTACAAGTAGTTGTGCTGGAGCTGCTGAAATTACTTTTCAA attcGAGAAGCCAAGTTGAATTCAGATGTAGTtgaaattaattctaataacAGATCAGAATTGGacacattaattattgatattttgggAAATTTGTTACCACGTTCATTAACAACGGCATGTACTACAATGAATCTAATTATTCa gttaatattcaatgaattaaatgcattaataaaaattggagATATTGCACTAGTTGCTGATATTCAATCATCAGGTGTTTGGTTGTTTTATACACTTATGTCTGAATATGCAATTCTAAAGACGTGTCCATTCattgaaaaatttgtattaaatatgctTCAATCTAttggaaat gtttttatactgaataatgaaaatgaatgtTTACGTGTACAAAATACACCATTGAACTACTCTGAACTAGCTGATATACTGATTCCTTTATTTTCACCATCTAGTGCAtctacaaatacatttatgcaagcttacaaaaatattgttgaccATTGTAATGCTCAATATGAGCCTATTGCATTAAGTTTACTCTCTAAA ttcagTGTATCTGTTTGTTTATCAACCAAACAGCCTTTACTGCATGAAAGGTCGATATTAATGGATTACTGCATAGgagctttaatattagttaaacaaCAAACACGATCAGATTATACATGGTCTTTACATGAA atttTTAGTCAACATCTATGTGAAATAATGGATCATGACTTTCCCGAACATTATGgtgaaatattactaaaacttTTAGATCATTCTAAAGAAGGTCGCATTTATTGTCAAGTATGGTTCAATATTCTCAATACAATTTTGGCTCAAGCTGTACCTACAACACAAACTAATGCTGTGAGAACAATTTTGTTGCCAGGAATGTCAACAGATCAACTAAGAGATGTAGTTAGGCGTTATGCAACTGATCAACGATCTCTAAGCTCACAAGAG CTTCAAGAAACTTTACATCTTTTGACTACACATTTTGCTAATGAAAGACTAAAATCTGCTACTGGAGagctatattcaaaatataatgtatatattgaaCCATTAGTTGGTTTGTACGCTATGGTTAGCCATGCATTAGTTGTAGGAACATTACAATCTTATCGTGGAATGTTAGCAAATAAAA taTGTGAGTTTTTAGTTCCAACATTAATAAGTATGTTTGGTCCATGGTTAGAACCATGGTATGAGGGTTGGAACACTGatcataaatcattgaaaCTGCCTTGGTTGGCTACAGATACCTCAATATCTGCTTTGATGATTGATGCATTAGTGgaatgtattacatttgtttTGGACACCATGCCTG cttgTGATAATGTCTTAAGTTATATCTGTCAAtggtacataaaaatgtttgctcATATTCAGAcaaatgattacatttttgatcGCACTTCCATCGCATTGTCTTGTGTTCcgtgtattaaaaaagaaagaagTCAGAATAAACAGGCACCATCGCCAACAATGGGGACAACAGAATGTTGTTCAAGTTTTCCATTAACTAAAAGACTTTCTTTAGCcatttattag
- the LOC126549009 gene encoding uncharacterized protein LOC126549009, which produces MNQKLVEQVRSKRNINLTYKHVKSRYLEKSRTEKQLQDIPKHSYLTKTKKVDSNATLEDTERDSEKIKMERVQRISLPDKCYIELLDYDYYDEYSSFINVILTIDDIRQAKYKKYKYGPSIRTEPVLLSTLHDLLKLSKTPIDMLHVAFIVNRYKTNNIKSISNQWFDIPEYNWLWVVELIMIAARAMDSHLNDGNDDRPESAVFWYAGGVFYSRNGYTEIAMEYFKKARKISNNPSKLIFPFVPSDLHKEMEIKQYERFVKEPYSVWTLTCLHQSDILKNTTIHQDPKKAVRTLYHARNLLKVSNEPDNMPRVLIAKVYYELGLKYKALGSIKSSINAFRKCIDFAENEHHELDLMAKFMVTEISRCPPKNWSYLELKKEAIKRLNLRMLVKTSVALGMEAQKKERFEEGFHHFGVAEWLSRKSNRNVDSLDIEIAIMNMAICRTKRLFQLFPKPKRYESRYKMKGCNQWTYQEEKNMYCKVEAEARELFDLFGFYFDDSDDDYDMFLENGEEFLKEEELEDDDE; this is translated from the coding sequence atgaatcaaaaaCTAGTAGAGCAAGTGCGCTCTAAGCGAAACATAAACTTAACATACAAACATGTCAAAAGCCGATACCTGGAAAAAAGTAGAACTGAGAAACAACTACAAGATATACCGAAACATAGCTATCTAACGAAAACTAAAAAAGTGGATTCCAACGCGACATTAGAAGACACGGAAAGAGACAGCGAAAAGATAAAAATGGAACGCGTACAACGCATATCACTGCCTGATAAGTGTTACATTGAACTGCTGGATTATGACTATTATGATGAGTACTCGAGTTTTATAAATGTGATCCTCACTATAGACGACATACGACAGGCTAAGTACAAAAAGTACAAATATGGTCCCTCTATCAGAACGGAACCAGTTCTGCTATCAACCCTACATGATTTACTCAAGCTAAGCAAAACGCCTATTGACATGTTACACGTTGCATTTATAGTCAACCGGTACAAgacaaataacataaaatcaatatcaaaCCAATGGTTTGATATACCAGAGTATAATTGGTTATGGGTGGTCGAGCTTATTATGATTGCTGCTCGTGCGATGGATAGTCACTTAAACGACGGTAACGATGATAGACCAGAATCTGCGGTGTTTTGGTACGCAGGGGGAGTATTTTACAGCCGTAACGGATATACGGAGATTGCTATGGAGTACTTTAAGAAAGCACGAAAAATTAGCAATAACCCTAGTAAACTGATATTTCCATTTGTACCTTCAGACTTGCATAAAGAAAtggaaattaaacaatatgaaCGGTTTGTTAAAGAGCCATACAGTGTATGGACATTGACTTGTCTGCACCAAAGcgatatattgaaaaataccaCTATCCATCAAGATCCGAAGAAGGCGGTGAGGACACTATATCACGCCCGTAATCTGTTAAAAGTATCAAATGAACCGGATAACATGCCACGGGTTCTAATTGCAAAAGTATATTACGAGCTTGGCCTCAAGTACAAAGCCTTGGGTTCAATCAAGAGCTCGATAAATGCTTTCCGTAAATGCATAGATTTTGCAGAAAATGAACACCATGAACTGGATCTGATGGCAAAGTTCATGGTTACAGAAATCTCTCGGTGCCCACCCAAAAACTGGTCTTATTTGGAGTTGAAAAAGGAAGCGATAAAAAGGCTAAATCTCCGAATGCTTGTTAAAACAAGCGTGGCACTTGGAATGGAAGCACAGAAAAAAGAAAGGTTTGAAGAGGGCTTTCACCACTTTGGAGTAGCTGAATGGTTGAGCCGAAAATCAAATCGAAATGTTGATTCTTTGGACATAGAAATTGCTATAATGAATATGGCTATTTGTCGAACGAAGAGGTTGTTTCAACTATTTCCAAAACCAAAAAGATATGAGTCACGATACAAAATGAAAGGCTGTAATCAATGGACATATcaagaagaaaaaaacatgtatTGTAAAGTCGAAGCGGAAGCTCGGgaattatttgatttgtttgGATTCTACTTCGACGATTCAGACGACGATTACGATATGTTTTTGGAAAATGGCGAGGAATTTTTGAAAGAAGAGGAGTTGGAAGATGATGACGAGTAA